One genomic segment of Tiliqua scincoides isolate rTilSci1 chromosome 6, rTilSci1.hap2, whole genome shotgun sequence includes these proteins:
- the MANSC1 gene encoding MANSC domain-containing protein 1, whose product MLAHFAWDLACTLAVVLCAMLELSQGQDCSSEKMENITVDIRAALSKGIRGTDPVHTTSWEACVNVCCSGKEVADKKCNLVVFNARRKGNYSNYPNCYLFYYPSKEPFPVNQGIGLVTGRIITDANVLKPAPTSSKLYHFTVNEKSVPPPVRTPTKPPSWVGSLLKPSGSKMEENASHTEKSSFKTHGYSQHAKGEGANLSKSSDSSQMHDVSGLLSPNVSSTIKRIVSLLQPTVKLPPVTSGSQGSAVAVMTPSASPSKAATTISTAAYHRSTLAATEPRKSPAPPWLATTSGTSSDNLHLLPSTAPNIFVSGSLPDLPVTEMEPELAGSVSVGVSGEKHPPPFGSKNILLAALLFGVMFLLLVSVQTGRKILESLQQKHYTRLDYLLNGMYANM is encoded by the exons ATGCTTGCCCACTTTGCATGGGACTTGGCTTGTACATTAGCAGTGGTGTTATGCGCTATGCTGGAGCTGTCTCAAGGTCAAGATTGTTCCTCAGAGAAAATGGAAAACATCACAGTTGATATAAGAGCCGCTCTTTCCAAAGGGATCCGGGGTACGGATCCAGTCCATACCACATCTTGGGAAGCCTGTGTCAATGTTTGCTGCTCTGGGAAGGAAGTGGCAG ACAAGAAGTGCAACTTGGTCGTCTTCAATGCTAGAAGGAAAGGCAATTACTCAAATTACCCAAACTGCTACTTGTTTTACTATCCCAGTAAGGAACCTTTCCCAGTGAATCAAGGTATTGGACTGGTGACCGGCAGAATTATAACAg ATGCAAATGTCCTAAAGCCAGCCCCAACCTCAAGCAAACTCTACCATTTCACCGTGAATGAGAAGTCTGTGCCTCCACCAGTTCGCACTCCAACAAAGCCTCCAAGTTGGGTGGGTTCTTTGCTAAAGCCCAGTGGCTCCAAGATGGAGGAAAATGCGAGCCATACTGAAAAATCCAGCTTCAAGACTCATGGCTACTCCCAGCATGCAAAAGGTGAAGGGGCAAACCTGTCAAAGAGCTCAGATTCTTCACAGATGCATGACGTCAGCGGTTTGTTGTCCCCAAATGTCTCTAGTACCATCAAGCGCATTGTCTCCCTGCTGCAGCCAACAGTTAAGCTGCCTCCTGTTACCTCTGGCAGTCAAGGTAGTGCAGTTGCTGTGATGACTCCGTCTGCGTCTCCTAGCAAGGCAGCAACCACCATATCTACTGCAGCTTATCACAGGAGTACGCTTGCGGCTACGGAGCCAAGAAAAAGTCCCGCTCCTCCCTGGCTAGCAACTACTTCTGGAACCAGCAGCGACAATCTCCACCTGTTGCCTTCAACTGCACCCAATATTTTTGTTTCTGGGTCTTTACCTGATCTGCCTGTCACTGAGATGGAGCCGGAATTGGCAGGCTCTGTCTCTGTTGGAGTTTCAGGCGAGAAGCATCCCCCTCCCTTTGGCAGCAAAAACATTCTTCTCGCCGCGCTGCTTTTTGGGGTGATGTTCTTGCTCTTGGTTTCAGTGCAGACGGGTAGGAAGATACTTGAATCTCTCCAGCAAAAGCACTACACCAGGCTGGACTATTTGCTCAATGGCATGTATGCCAACATGTGA